The following nucleotide sequence is from Solidesulfovibrio carbinolicus.
CGAACAGTCCATTTTCCCGTCTAAATCGGCCCTTCCGCCGTAAGCGTAAGGGTAGCCCTTGGCTTTAAGGCCATCAATTGCCTGATTGATGCTAGAATTGATCGAATTATCGAGCCAATCCCCGCCTTTCTCGCCGGGCTGGATTTTGGGGACTTTTTGAAGAGGAAGCGCCGCAATGTCTTTTTCGAGGCCTTCCATGGCCTTTTTGAAGGTTTCCGGGTCCATAAACGCCACTTTTATGCCCTTGGCGTCGAAACCGGGCAAAGGCCGCACTTTGATAGTATTTGGATTACCCGACACGACTTCGCACGGCGTTGAAACAGGCCCCTCGCGCGTAAACACGCTTTGAAGCATAATCGGGGCGCGTTCGATTTTTCGCGACAGATCGGCGGCAATTGCTTGCTGTTGAGCCGCCGGGCGGTCGCGGATGCCAATATCCACGGCCTGGACTGGCTGGCCGGGGCCGGAAAATTTCGCAAACCCGGCGTCGAGGCCGTGGAATTTTGTGGCAGTCAAAAAGGTGTCGCCGCGCACGTTGATAAATGCGGCAGGCCACGCTTCGCGATTATTGCCGATTGTTCCGCGCGTTGCTGGCGTTAATAAATTTGGATCGGACGGCGTGATTGGCTGTTGTTTTGTCGGCTGTGACGTGGTCGATGCGTTTTGCTTGAGGCCCATAAGACACTCCTTGTAGTTATTACCCCCATAAAATCCATACATGGAATGCCAAACAATAGCAAGTAAAGAGTAACAGCCGGCCTTTATGGCGCGGTGCGTGCGTTACATCGGTCAGGCGCGCAGGGCTGGCCGGTCACAGGCGGCGCGAGGGCGTGGGCGGGGGGTTCTCAAGCCGGGGAGCCACGGCCCGAGGCGGGCCTATCTGGGGCAAGCCCCAGCCCCCAAAGCATAGATAACAACCCGAATAAATTGGATATTTATTTTGAAAATCGCCTTAGATTTACCTTGCATATGCGCCCATTGGGCGTATGACTGAAGTCAAGACGACTAAAGACCGAAACAGCCGGAGGATAAAATGGACAATTTTACATACTGGCTAGAGAACGTCGCAGACATCCCGGAGGAAGACGAAAACGGGAACTGGCGCGACCTAGAAACCGGATTTCAATACGATCCAAAAATTAATTATGAAGCTTGCGAAAAAGGCACACAAAGAAAGACATTAAGCGAAAAGGCCATGTCTGGGCGCGAAACTGCAAAAGCTTTTGGCGGCAAAGCTCTTAAAGGCTCATTTAAACAAAAAGAATGGGCTGAAAAAATCCGCGCAGGCAAATTATCATCAATGACAGATGAACAAGCCAAATTAGCTTGTGATCCAAACGGGCTGTTAACTCATTCAAAGTTTTGGATTGAGAATCGTTTTAAATCTGGAACGGAAATCGCCGAATTTGTCACAGAACAAAAGGGCATGTTGAAACAGTATCGTGCATATCCCCAAACAGGGCACGAGGAAGAAAAGAAAATCCTTGCGGCGAAATACAACGCCCTTACCGAAAAATGGCTAGATCAAAAGGAAGAAAAAACATCAACGACGAAAGATGAAACACCACTTGAACAGTGGGGAGGATTTTAAGGCTAAAATATGACCCCAGAACAAAAACAACAACAAATCGAGTTTATTAAGCGTTCGGAAAAAATCCTAGGCTTTAATGCTGGGGAAATGGCGCGGGCACTTTTCGTTGACTATGATACTTACGGAAAATGGAGGCGAGGACAAAGAGAGCTTAAAGCGGCACCGACAACAAGCATTAGAATGCTGGTTGTCATGAAAATTTGTAACGCAGCAAAAGAAGATGCGTTTACAATGTGGACAAATCAAATCCAGCCATAAGGCTTTAAACATTTAACATTGGAGCATACCATGGATATTACTCTTTCAATCGACAATCTCACTACCGAGGACGCCCTTTCTTGCGACATTTATGAAATCAGGCGCGCATACGTCATTTTATCGCGCGACGGTGTCGTGACGGCACAAACGCTTTCCGAGGCTCAAAACGAGATTTTAAAAGAAAGTGTCGAATTTTTCGAGGTGCAGACCGACGTCGATTGTAACGAGCTTTTGAAAACATTGCACAGAGCTGACGTGCAAAGCATGTTCAGGGACATTTACAAAGAACACATTGAATATGAAGCACGCCACAGGGACGGCGAAATATTTATGAAGACGGGAAAAACGGAATTTCCTGTTCTTCCGACAGAGCCGGACCACGAACCGAGCGACGGACATGAAGCGTCGCTAATGCTCGCAGAAATTTTCAGCGACATTTGCCCGCCGGAAATCGAATATCAGCCGCCGGTCGATCCGAAAGAGATCGAGGCCATCGAATTTTAAGCGCCAGTTCTTAACAATAAAAAACAGGAGGCCATTATGGAAGCGTGGCATTTTTTCGCTGGATCGTTTGCTTTATTGGTCATGATTTTCATCTGCATATCGTTTAACTGCAAACATCGCGCAACAGACGAAGAATTTCGACAAGCCGGCGTTGCTGTTGATTTCAAAAAATCCACTGTAAAAATCAACAGGAGGATATACTCTATTGACGACATAAAATCATGGCGAAGCGAGTCGAAGTCAAGAGGAGGATCGACTGCATATATTTACTTGAACGACTTCAAGCGGCCAATGCACAGAATATCATTTGTAACGATTACGGGCGCTGAAGTATTTCTGCAACGGCTCAATTTAGCAATTGAGCGTTGTTACGAATATCGGGCGCAAAACAATGCGGCGGCGGCGGATTGACGCACGGGCGAGGAAGCCCAAAAGAAAAGGCCCCGGGGGTGAACCTGGGGCCTTTCTTTTGGTATTTTCTTTGAGCTTATGCCCCGGCCTGGGCTTCTCCACGCTTTGCACCGTTCAAGCGTTTGACAAGTCTCTCTGTTCGCAAATGCGCGTACCGTGCCAGCATTTGCAGCGTTTCATGCCCGGTAATTTCCTTGATTTCCATAACATCCAAGTCTGTCTCTTCAAAAAGTCGGCTGATAGCCTCATGACGCAAGTCATGGAAGCGGAAATTCGGGATGCCGGCTTTTTTGCACGCCTTTTGCATTTTCTTCGAAAGAGTTTGCCCGGCGTTGTAACTTGGGAATATTTTTCCTGAAATATGCCGAGGAAGACTGTTAAGCGCATTAACAGCAGGGATTTGTAACGGCACAGTTCGAGGTTTTCCGTTTTTCGTATCAGCTAAACGCGCAATTTGTCTTTCCAAAAAAACGTCTTTCCACTTCAACTTGACTATTTCACCACGCCGCATCGCCGTTTCTAAAGCAAACGTCACACAAGCGCGAAATTCAAAGTCGTCGCCAATAGCCTCAAAAAGCCTCTCTTCTTCGTCGTCCTCGAAACGCCGGTCGCGTCCTGAAGGAAGTTTCGGCTTCTCAAAATATTGGACAGGATTTTCCAGACTGCGCATATTCCACTTGCTTTTTGCTAAATTAAAGAGCTTTGAGAGAATAGCCAAGTCTAAACGAATCGTATTGGCGGAAACGCCTTCTTCTAAGCGCTCTTCACAAAAAGCGGCAATATCATGAGATTGAATAGTTGCCATGATTCGACGACTCAAAGCGCGTTTTTTCAGGCCTTCGATTCGATATATCTCGGTTTGAGGGTTTTTAAGGGTCTGAACATGGGTGTTTTTGAATCGATCTAAACATTCGGCTAAAGTATAGCGCTCGGCCTCTTTGCGCGAAACAAATTGACTCTTGTTCATCTCCGTTTCGATTTCCTTGGCCCAGGCGTCGGCCTCGGCCTTGGTATCGAACGTCTTGCACGTCGTCGGGTAGCCCCGTTTGCGGATCGTGGCTTGCCACTGGAGCGGTCCGCGCTGTTTGATCGACGCCATTTTTGCCACCTCCTGCTGCGCTCGTTGCAGCATATTTGCAGCAAAAAGTCAAATCGGGGCTTTTTTGGAGGCTGACGGGAGGCGGGAAAATCGGAAAAAGTTCAATAATGGCGGAAGCGTATAGGAGTCGAACCTACCTGTGACCTCTCGACCACACACCGGATTTGAAGTCCGGGCGCCACACCGGTGACGAAACGCTTCCACGTGAGCCAGAGTCTATACCACCTTTTAGCCCTGGTTTCAATCCTTGCCCGGGATTGCTTCCGCGTGGCGGCGGCGTCGCGACGGTTGTGGTCGGGCCGGGCGTTGTGGCAAAAGAAGGGTTCGCGCCCGCCGGATTTCTTCCGGGCGCTGGAGCAACCCCATGAGCGCAATGATCCCGTCCGAAGTCACCTTGCTTGAGCGCCGCCGCATTGAGGCGGCCATGCTGGCCGACGTCTACGCCGTCCTGGTCGAACGTCTGGGCCGCGACGCCGCCCTGGCCGTCATCGAGGACACGGTGGCCCGGGCCGCCAGGGCCGCTGGCCAGGCCTTCGCCGCCCTGGCCCCGGGCGGGCCGAACCTTGCGCATTTCGCCACAGTTTCGGCCATCTGGCAACGTGGCGGGGCGCTTGAGATCGTCAATGAACGGCGCGAACCCGGCCGTGTGTCCTTCGACGTCGCGCGCTGCCGCTACGCCGAAAGCTACCGGGAAATGGGCCTGCCCGAGGAATTGGCCGTGCGCGTGTCATGTCTGCGCGACGCCGCCTTTGCCGCCGGCTACAGCCCCTGCCTGACCCTGGATCGCCCGGCCACTATTGCCTCGGGCGCGAAAACATGTCCTTTCACCTTCACCTGGAACGACGCATGAGCATACGCCGCACCACCGTCAAGGCCGCCCTGGAAAGCCCGTCCCCTTGTCCCGAAATCCGCGTCATGGGCTGGGTGCGCACTCGCCGCGACGCCAAGGGCTTTTCCTTTCTCGAATTAAACGACGGCTCCTGCCTGGGCAACCTGCAGGTCATCATCGATGACACGGCCCAGGGCGCGGATCTGGTCAAAGCGCTTGGCGTGGGCGCGTCGGTGGCCGTCACGGGCGAACTGGTGGCCTCGCCGGGCAAGGGCCAGCGTTACGAGGTCCGGGCCGTAGCGGTCTCGCTCCTCGGGGCCGCCGACCCGGAAACCTATCCGCTTCAAAAAAAGCGCCATTCCGATGAGTTCCTGCGCACCATCGCCCACCTGCGCCCGCGCACCAACAAGTACGGCGCGATGTTGCGCATCCGCTCGGCCCTGGCCCACGGCATCCACGACTATTTCGCCAAGGAAGGCTTCGCCCTGGTCCACACCCCGGTCATCACCGGCTCGGACTGCGAAGGCGCCGGCGAGATGTTTCGGGTGACCACCCTGGGGCCTGAGGCCGCCGCGCTGCCGGCGGCCGAACGCCTGGGCCAGGATTTCTTCGGCAAAGAAGCCA
It contains:
- a CDS encoding NlpC/P60 family protein, whose translation is MGLKQNASTTSQPTKQQPITPSDPNLLTPATRGTIGNNREAWPAAFINVRGDTFLTATKFHGLDAGFAKFSGPGQPVQAVDIGIRDRPAAQQQAIAADLSRKIERAPIMLQSVFTREGPVSTPCEVVSGNPNTIKVRPLPGFDAKGIKVAFMDPETFKKAMEGLEKDIAALPLQKVPKIQPGEKGGDWLDNSINSSINQAIDGLKAKGYPYAYGGRADLDGKMDCSAFVSAMMKRVGKNVNESAGKAVFDKFPQGCAADMVTTAMQRGGRITPQELLKNPRPGCMIGLDTGNKGWDKGRANGIDHVAMTFRDKSGKMMVAEYTPDPKDPVHGSGLKVTEMDKFINRYTAKGSGIFIATPESLCNKAALASANAKAVAALEFSPAAEAGDDAHARAMAAMS
- a CDS encoding tyrosine-type recombinase/integrase; the encoded protein is MASIKQRGPLQWQATIRKRGYPTTCKTFDTKAEADAWAKEIETEMNKSQFVSRKEAERYTLAECLDRFKNTHVQTLKNPQTEIYRIEGLKKRALSRRIMATIQSHDIAAFCEERLEEGVSANTIRLDLAILSKLFNLAKSKWNMRSLENPVQYFEKPKLPSGRDRRFEDDEEERLFEAIGDDFEFRACVTFALETAMRRGEIVKLKWKDVFLERQIARLADTKNGKPRTVPLQIPAVNALNSLPRHISGKIFPSYNAGQTLSKKMQKACKKAGIPNFRFHDLRHEAISRLFEETDLDVMEIKEITGHETLQMLARYAHLRTERLVKRLNGAKRGEAQAGA
- a CDS encoding L-2-amino-thiazoline-4-carboxylic acid hydrolase, translating into MSAMIPSEVTLLERRRIEAAMLADVYAVLVERLGRDAALAVIEDTVARAARAAGQAFAALAPGGPNLAHFATVSAIWQRGGALEIVNERREPGRVSFDVARCRYAESYREMGLPEELAVRVSCLRDAAFAAGYSPCLTLDRPATIASGAKTCPFTFTWNDA